From the Leptospira sp. WS60.C2 genome, one window contains:
- a CDS encoding AAA family ATPase — translation MKSNRPTLHFLCGKMASGKTTLSKKIAKEENALLFCEDIWLQRLYPEEIKDFEDYKKYSARLKTILTDHIQQVLQNGNSVVLDFPANIPKTRNWIRNLFESTNANHLLHLIELSDEECLQQLQKRNLERPEGSVPMTEEEFHMITSYYSPPTKDEGFQIKVYTKH, via the coding sequence ATGAAGTCAAATCGACCAACCTTACATTTCCTATGTGGCAAAATGGCATCAGGTAAAACAACCTTATCAAAAAAAATTGCCAAAGAAGAAAATGCACTCCTTTTTTGCGAAGACATATGGTTACAACGACTCTATCCAGAAGAGATTAAAGACTTCGAAGATTACAAAAAATATAGTGCGCGCCTGAAAACAATTTTAACTGATCATATTCAACAAGTTTTACAAAACGGGAATTCAGTTGTTTTGGATTTCCCTGCCAATATACCTAAAACTAGAAATTGGATTCGTAATTTATTCGAAAGTACCAACGCCAATCACCTGTTACACCTGATTGAATTGTCTGATGAAGAATGTTTGCAACAACTCCAAAAAAGAAATTTAGAGCGACCAGAAGGTTCTGTTCCAATGACGGAGGAAGAATTTCATATGATTACATCCTATTACTCTCCCCCTACAAAGGACGAAGGTTTCCAAATCAAAGTCTATACAAAGCATTAA
- a CDS encoding response regulator, with protein MIQILLIEDEPGIQESIQIALEADGFSLKIASTGIEALQMLDDHVSLILLDIGLPDQNGFDLLKQIRKKHQIPVIFLTARNAEIDKVLGLEIGADDYIVKPFSPRELLARIRAILRRTQNQREVEQKSNQKIRISLEKKLVYFNDKNLNLSPYEYKTMELFFKWPGRIFTREEIMDTVWTEPEDSFDRAVDTVIKNIRARFKELDPKFDPIETRRGQGYGLKEIL; from the coding sequence ATGATTCAAATACTCCTCATAGAAGATGAACCAGGAATCCAAGAAAGTATTCAAATTGCATTAGAGGCAGATGGTTTTTCGCTTAAAATTGCTTCTACTGGAATCGAAGCATTGCAGATGTTAGATGATCATGTATCGCTCATCCTTTTGGACATTGGTTTGCCAGATCAAAATGGATTTGATCTTCTGAAGCAGATCAGAAAAAAGCACCAAATTCCTGTCATTTTTTTGACAGCACGTAACGCTGAAATTGATAAAGTCTTAGGTTTAGAAATTGGTGCAGATGATTATATTGTGAAACCGTTCAGCCCAAGGGAACTTTTGGCAAGAATCAGAGCGATTTTGAGACGTACACAAAACCAAAGGGAAGTGGAGCAGAAATCAAATCAAAAGATTCGAATTTCATTGGAGAAGAAACTTGTTTATTTTAATGATAAAAATTTAAATTTGTCACCTTACGAATACAAAACGATGGAATTGTTTTTTAAATGGCCAGGTCGTATTTTTACCAGGGAAGAAATTATGGACACGGTTTGGACGGAACCGGAAGATAGTTTTGATCGTGCCGTTGACACAGTCATCAAAAATATAAGAGCTAGATTCAAAGAGTTGGATCCCAAATTTGATCCGATTGAAACAAGAAGAGGACAAGGATACGGCTTAAAGGAAATTTTATGA
- the creC gene encoding two-component system sensor histidine kinase CreC — protein sequence MVSNHYKFFFILSIGFYYLIDKTEESIRPRYMETIEESLNDTSHVLSAVVEEKIKTNPNQRYQFKSLVENLFRNPFQNVRNRTFEAKIYSLLKTNADIQMYITDANGIVIFDSERFREGLDYSKYNDVYLTLRGKYGVRSSKMFETEKEGALFIASPIRFRNEIIGVLTVIKPKIGVIPFIEEAKAKFWRISLIVASSIAIVFSILAYISFRPIIRLSQYVTSLRNKDKKPFPKLGIKELNDLGKEVDQLVMELEGKKYVESYVQTLTHEIKSPLSSILASAELIETHPKETKRLTSTIEAEAKRIQNLIDQLLELSSLEGKNSLQLEDTVFLIPLIEEVLNRFAIELERKSLQVKRIFPNIPIQIKGNQNYLRMAIENILRNSIEFSNVNDTITIKLDLHENGMMNLSFMDQGHSIPDYALTKVTEKFFSLPRPSNLRKSSGLGLSIVKEILDLHQAQLHIWNVKPKGVEVSIRFQNF from the coding sequence TTGGTTTCGAATCATTATAAGTTTTTTTTTATCCTTTCGATAGGATTTTATTATTTAATCGATAAAACAGAAGAATCCATTCGACCAAGATACATGGAAACGATTGAAGAATCGTTAAATGACACAAGCCATGTTCTATCTGCAGTAGTAGAAGAAAAAATCAAAACTAACCCAAATCAAAGATATCAATTCAAATCACTTGTAGAGAATTTATTCCGAAATCCGTTTCAAAATGTCCGAAATCGAACTTTTGAGGCAAAGATATACTCTCTTTTAAAAACAAATGCAGACATTCAAATGTATATTACAGATGCAAATGGAATTGTGATCTTTGATTCGGAACGATTTCGGGAAGGTCTCGACTATTCAAAGTACAACGATGTCTATTTAACTCTCAGAGGAAAATATGGAGTTAGATCTAGTAAAATGTTTGAAACAGAGAAAGAAGGTGCTTTGTTCATTGCCTCTCCCATTCGATTTCGAAATGAGATTATTGGTGTATTAACAGTCATCAAACCAAAAATTGGCGTCATTCCTTTTATCGAAGAAGCAAAAGCAAAATTTTGGCGTATATCTTTGATAGTTGCATCTTCGATTGCAATTGTTTTTAGTATTCTCGCCTATATTAGTTTTAGGCCAATCATTCGTTTGTCTCAATATGTCACGTCCTTGCGCAATAAGGATAAAAAGCCTTTTCCTAAATTAGGCATTAAGGAATTGAATGACTTAGGAAAAGAAGTCGACCAACTTGTAATGGAACTCGAAGGAAAAAAGTACGTTGAGTCTTATGTTCAAACTCTAACACATGAAATTAAAAGCCCGTTGTCTTCTATACTCGCATCCGCTGAATTAATTGAAACCCATCCGAAAGAAACCAAACGACTTACGAGTACAATTGAAGCGGAAGCAAAACGAATTCAAAATCTCATTGATCAATTATTGGAGTTGTCCTCGTTAGAAGGTAAAAATTCTCTTCAATTGGAAGACACTGTATTCCTAATTCCATTGATCGAAGAGGTATTGAATCGCTTTGCAATTGAACTTGAAAGAAAATCATTACAAGTTAAAAGAATATTTCCAAATATTCCCATTCAGATTAAGGGAAACCAAAATTATTTGCGAATGGCAATTGAAAATATCCTTCGGAATTCCATAGAATTTTCTAACGTGAATGATACGATTACGATTAAACTAGACTTACATGAGAATGGAATGATGAATCTAAGTTTTATGGATCAGGGGCATTCCATTCCAGACTACGCCTTAACAAAAGTAACAGAAAAGTTTTTTTCTTTGCCGAGACCTAGTAACTTACGTAAAAGTTCTGGTCTTGGACTGAGTATTGTTAAAGAAATTTTGGATTTACACCAAGCTCAATTACACATTTGGAATGTGAAACCAAAAGGTGTTGAAGTCAGTATTAGGTTTCAAAATTTTTAA
- the creD gene encoding cell envelope integrity protein CreD: MSKLISSVNLRLMILGVMVILFIIPISMVGSLIEERNQSRMDAVSEVGEKWSQSQTLLGPVLVIPYNIRIPKSGASQSKEKWDYVTEYAYFLPEELTYQVDLVTEQRKRGIYQIPLYTCKMNAKGKFSQLRSSDFPQDTTYIYWDDARLIVSVSDLKGLGGDLKLNWKGKEKTFSPGTKSSYFPSGMSLPVPLVESDESLQFAMNVSLKGSESFSIIPIGKKTMVMMDSNWKDPSFNGNLLPVDREVHETGFRSVWETSYFSRSYPQVIHSLDESIVNSIYNSAFGVSLFIPVDHYLKLERSIKYGLLFIVTSFTLFFLMEVFGGIVLHPIQYVLIGCAMIIFYVLNLSLSEHIGYLGAYMISSIAVTTLIGYYAMNVLQNRKKGIITGIYYMFLYAFLYIILASEDQALLLGSITLFVILSMVMHFTRKINWYQFGLNVESR, translated from the coding sequence ATGAGCAAACTAATATCTTCTGTAAATTTACGCCTTATGATCCTCGGTGTGATGGTCATATTATTTATCATTCCTATTTCGATGGTAGGTTCCCTCATTGAGGAAAGAAATCAATCACGTATGGATGCTGTTTCCGAAGTTGGTGAGAAATGGAGTCAGAGCCAGACCTTACTTGGTCCTGTTCTCGTGATACCTTACAATATCAGAATCCCCAAGTCAGGAGCTTCACAATCGAAAGAAAAATGGGATTATGTTACGGAATATGCTTATTTCTTACCTGAAGAATTAACATACCAAGTCGACTTGGTCACAGAACAAAGAAAACGAGGAATTTATCAAATTCCATTATATACATGTAAAATGAATGCCAAAGGTAAATTTTCACAACTTAGATCTTCTGATTTTCCTCAAGATACAACATATATTTATTGGGATGATGCCAGGTTAATCGTTTCTGTTTCCGACTTAAAAGGATTAGGTGGTGATTTGAAATTGAATTGGAAAGGAAAAGAAAAAACATTTTCTCCTGGAACAAAGTCAAGTTATTTTCCTTCTGGTATGAGTCTTCCGGTTCCGTTAGTAGAGTCGGATGAATCCTTACAGTTTGCGATGAATGTTTCTTTAAAAGGTTCTGAATCATTTTCCATCATCCCTATTGGAAAAAAAACAATGGTAATGATGGATTCAAATTGGAAGGATCCTTCATTTAACGGAAATTTACTCCCAGTGGATCGTGAAGTTCATGAAACTGGATTTCGTTCCGTATGGGAAACATCGTATTTTTCGCGTTCTTATCCGCAAGTGATTCACTCTTTAGATGAATCGATAGTCAATTCAATATACAATTCTGCTTTTGGAGTCAGTTTGTTCATTCCAGTGGATCACTACTTGAAGTTGGAGCGATCCATAAAGTATGGTCTTCTATTTATTGTGACTAGTTTTACGCTATTCTTTTTAATGGAAGTCTTTGGTGGGATTGTATTACACCCAATTCAGTATGTTCTCATTGGATGTGCGATGATCATTTTTTATGTATTGAATTTATCTCTCTCGGAACATATTGGATACCTTGGTGCTTATATGATATCATCCATTGCAGTCACGACACTAATTGGATATTATGCGATGAATGTTTTACAAAACCGAAAAAAGGGAATTATAACAGGAATCTATTATATGTTTTTGTATGCATTTTTATACATCATTTTGGCATCAGAAGACCAAGCCTTATTACTTGGTTCAATTACTTTGTTTGTGATTTTGTCAATGGTCATGCACTTCACAAGAAAAATCAACTGGTATCAATTCGGATTGAACGTAGAAAGCCGGTAA